The Malus domestica chromosome 10, GDT2T_hap1 genome contains a region encoding:
- the LOC103446705 gene encoding tobamovirus multiplication protein 1, producing MTRMPLPLLSSAPMEVVSMFFGWWDEINESSRWQDGIFYALSAAYALVSSVALIQLIRIELRVPEYGWTTQKVFHLMNFIVNGVRAVVFGFHGQVFSLHPKVLILVLLDLPGLLFFSTYTLLVLFWAEIYHQARSLPTDKLRIVYISVNAVMYFIQVCIWVYLWIDDNSIVEFIGKIFVAAMSFVAALGFLIYGGRLFFMLRRFPIESKGRRKKLHEVGSVTGICFTCFLIRCLVVVISAFDTDLSLDVLDHPVLNVIYYMLVEILPSALVLYILRKLPPKRVSAQYHPIR from the exons ATGACGAGAATGCCACTGCCATTATTGAGCTCTGCGCCCATGGAGGTCGTCTCCATGTTCTTCGGCTGGTGGGACGAGATCAACGAGTCCTCCCGGTGGCAGGACGGCATCTTCTACGCTCTCAGCGCCGCCTACGCCCTCGTCTCCTCCGTCGCTCTG ATTCAACTAATAAGGATTGAATTGAGAGTGCCAGAATACGGGTGGACGACGCAGAAGGTTTTTCATCTTATGAACTTCATCGTTAACGGAG TACGAGCAGTTGTTTTCGGATTTCACGGCCAAGTGTTTAGTTTGCACCCCAAG GTACTAATATTGGTCTTGTTGGATCTTCCTGGACTGCTATTTTTCTCTACGTACACGCTTCTTGTCCTATTTTGGGCGGAGATATATCACCAG GCGAGAAGTTTACCAACAGATAAGCTGAGGATTGTTTATATATCGGTCAATGCTGTTATGTACTTTATACAG GTTTGCATCTGGGTATACCTCTGGATAGACGACAACAGTATTGTGGAGTTCATTGGAAAGATATTTGTTGCAG CCATGTCATTTGTGGCTGCACTAGGCTTCTTGATATACGGAGGAAG GTTATTTTTCATGTTGAGGCGCTTCCCCATTGAATCCAAAGGGAGAAGGAAGAAACTTCATGAG GTTGGCTCCGTTACAGGCATATGTTTCACCTgctttctcataagatgcttggTG GTTGTCATATCAGCTTTCGATACAGACTTGTCACTTGATGTTTTGGATCACCCGGTTTTGAATGTTATCTACTACATG CTGGTTGAGATCCTGCCTTCAGCACTAGTCCTTTACATCTTGCGCAAATTGCCCCCCAAGAGAGTATCGGCTCAGTATCATCCGATCCGTTAG
- the LOC114819295 gene encoding uncharacterized protein → MWFQQFPEFQPNPLYISGVLCWSLCANSCFSNCRSLYESPWWTAAKNPYKSALSQLIAVEYDSRDIYRHRLQLIGSTLSQVKCLIHVVKAGAFKSSNARPFLLVNTKLSNIRLGLLVLQLVEKASLVLVVAVEWQSTKAGSGIE, encoded by the exons ATG TGGTTTCAGCAATTCCCAGAGTTTCAACCAAACCCGTTGTATATTTCGGGAGTCTTATGCTGGAGTCTATGTGCCAACTCTTGCTTCTCAAATTGCAGAAG TTTGTACGAGAGCCCGTGGTGGACCGCCGCCAAAAACCCATACAAATCTGCTCTGAGTCAGCTCATTGCAGTTGAGTACGACTCACGCGACATCTACCGCCACCGCCTCCAGCTCATTGGCTCCACACTTTCTCAG gttaaatGTCTTATTCATGTGGTTAAAGCTGGTGCATTCAAGTCCAGCAACGCGCGGCCATTTTTGCTAGTAAATACTAAACTGAGTAATATCCGACTGGGGCTGTTGGTCCTTCAACTGGTAGAAAAGGCTTCTCTGGTTCTGGTGGTGGCGGTGGAGTGGCAAAGCACCAAGGCCGGTAGTGGCATAGAGTAG
- the LOC103446863 gene encoding uncharacterized protein isoform X1: MKKRRKDGKAIQTSREVLEESFRKQGFSPPRACSRPLVVLDPWNSSIYKSTVAALADEKSFAEKCRRYPQHYNEAKYRRILEANKPRTLDAWKLRDAHPLCTPVIVQKDPSSDIPDITNVTHFLLEPDMTLPEFADCIRSFLSDFEPEWPIYVYFKNTVPKTGALMSAIDEKNKDDDGFLRVTYSADWKKEGVVFRSGDIPRIKELDGRNALKRSFDEKLGIFNDFTKGTLEVLERRISDAKKMRQWYPSHELVIVEKDGSSGLPELDAKKYQVHGDVTLEEFVGYLQTKVACKDPLFVYFKNTEHPNGTLMSAIDEENRDEDGFLRMTYCGTRERLDALKISESVV, translated from the exons atgaagaaaagaagaaaagacgGCAAGGCAATACAG ACAAGTCGTGAAGTCCTCGAAGAAAGCTTCAGGAAGCAAGGATTTAGTCCTCCTAGGG CATGCTCAAGGCCCCTTGTGGTTTTAGACCCATGGAATTCTTCAATCTACAAGTCAACGGTG GCTGCCCTTGCGGACGAGAAATCTTTCGCGGAGAAATGTCGTCGGTATCCTCAACACTACAATGAGGCGAA GTACAGGAGGATTTTGGAGGCAAACAAACCGCGTACATTAGATGCTTGGAAATTGAGGGACGCTCATCCACTTTGTACACCA GTGATTGTGCAGAAGGATCCAAGCAGCGACATTCCTGACATTACTAATGTGACCCA CTTCCTACTCGAACCTGATATGACTCTCCCAGAATTTGCTGATTGCATTCGGTCATTTCTTTCCGACTTTGAACCAGAATGGCCTATCTATGTCTATTTCAAGAACACAGTCCCCAAAACTG GAGCCTTGATGTCTGCTATCGATGAGAAAAACAAGGACGATGATGGATTTCTTCGCGTGACCTACAGTGCAGATTGGAAAAAGGAAGGAGTAGTCTTTCGATCCGGTGATATACCA AGGATTAAAGAGTTAGACGGTAGGAATGCTTTAAAACGCTCATTTGATGAG AAGCTTGGAATTTTCAATGATTTTACAAA GGGTACTTTGGAGGTGCTGGAACGGCGTATTTCAGATGCTAAGAAAATGAGGCAGTGGTATCCGTCTCATGAACTG GTGATTGTGGAGAAGGATGGAAGCAGTGGCCTTCCTGAACTTGATGCAAAGAA ATACCAAGTCCACGGTGATGTCACTCTTGAGGAGTTTGTTGGGTATCTTCAGACAAAGGTTGCATGTAAAGATCCTTTGTTTGTGTATTTCAAGAACACTGAACATCCCAATG GAACCTTGATGTCTGCAATTGATGAGGAAAACAGGGATGAAGACGGGTTTCTTCGCATGACCTACTGTGGAACAAGAGAGAGGCTGGACGCATTGAAGATCTCTGAGTCAGTGGTCTGA
- the LOC114819296 gene encoding uncharacterized protein has product MDRLMDHIRYITRYTKFDMKKRSWDGKAIQTSREVLEESFRKQGFSPPRACSRPLVFLDPWNSSIYKSTVAALADEESFAEKCRRYPQHYNEAEYRRFLEANKPRTLDAWKLRDAHPLCTPVIVQKDPSSDIPDITNVTHFLLEPDMTLPEFADCIRSFLSDFEPEWPIYVYFKNTVPETGALMSAIDEKNKDDDGFLRVTYSADWKKEGVVFRSGDIPRIKELDGRNALKRSFDEKLGIFNDFTKGTLEVLERRISDAKKMRQWYPSHVPVIVEKDGSSGLPELDAKKYQVHGDVTLEEFVGYLQTKVASKDPLFVYFKNTEHPNGTLMSAIDEKNRDEDGFLRMTYCGTRERLDALKISGSVV; this is encoded by the exons ATGGACCGGCTGATGGACCACATCCGCTATATCACACG ATATACAAAATTCGACATGAAGAAAAGAAGCTGGGACGGCAAGGCAATACAG ACAAGTCGTGAAGTCCTCGAAGAAAGCTTCAGGAAGCAAGGATTTAGTCCTCCTAGGG CATGCTCAAGGCCCCTTGTGTTTTTAGACCCTTGGAATTCTTCAATCTACAAGTCTACGGTG GCTGCCCTTGCGGACGAGGAATCTTTCGCAGAGAAATGTCGTCGGTATCCTCAACACTACAATGAGGCGGA GTACAGGAGGTTTTTGGAGGCAAACAAACCGCGTACTTTAGATGCTTGGAAATTGAGGGACGCTCATCCACTTTGTACACCA GTGATTGTGCAGAAGGATCCAAGCAGTGACATTCCTGACATTACTAATGTGACCCA CTTCCTACTCGAACCTGATATGACTCTCCCAGAATTTGCTGATTGCATTCGGTCATTTCTTTCTGACTTTGAACCAGAATGGCCTATCTATGTCTATTTCAAGAACACAGTCCCCGAAACTG GAGCCTTGATGTCTGCTATCGATGAGAAAAACAAGGACGATGATGGATTTCTTCGCGTGACCTACAGTGCAGATTGGAAAAAGGAAGGAGTAGTCTTTCGATCCGGTGATATACCA AGGATTAAAGAGTTAGACGGTAGGAATGCTTTAAAACGCTCATTTGATGAG AAGCTTGGAATTTTCAATGATTTTACAAA GGGTACTTTGGAGGTGCTGGAACGGCGTATTTCAGATGCTAAGAAAATGAGGCAGTGGTATCCGTCTCATGTACCG GTGATTGTGGAGAAGGATGGAAGCAGTGGCCTTCCTGAACTTGATGCAAAGAA ATACCAAGTCCACGGTGATGTCACTCTTGAGGAGTTTGTTGGGTATCTTCAGACAAAGGTTGCATCTAAAGATCCTTTGTTTGTCTATTTCAAGAACACTGAACATCCCAATG GAACCTTGATGTCTGCGATTGATGAGAAAAACAGGGATGAAGACGGATTTCTTCGCATGACCTACTGTGGAACAAGAGAGAGGCTGGACGCATTGAAGATCTCTGGGTCAGTGGTCTGA
- the LOC103422465 gene encoding derlin-2.2 translates to MAQAVEEWYKQMPVITRSYLTAAVLTNIGCTLDIISPHNLYLNPNLVVKQYQFWRLVTNFLYFRKMDLDFMFHMFFLARYCKLLEENSFRGRTADFFYMLLFGATMLTGIVLVGGMIPHLSASFAKIIFLSNSLTFMMVYVWSKQNPFIHMSFLGLFTFTAAYLPWVLLTFSVFVGASPWVDLLGMIAGHAYYFLEDVYPRMTGRRPLRTPSLIKALFADDPVMVARPNVRFAPPPVEELHQD, encoded by the exons ATGGCTCAGGCAGTCGAAGAATGGTACAAGCAGATGCCCGTCATCACCCGCTCGTACCTCACCGCAGCTGTTCTCACCAACATCGGTTGCACCCTCGAC ATAATTTCTCCTCACAATCTGTACTTGAACCCTAATCTAGTGGTCAAACAGTATCAATTCTGGCGCCTCGTTACTAATTTCCTTTACTTCCGGAAAATGG ACTTGGATTTCATGTTCCACATGTTCTTTCTTGCTCGGTACTGCAAGCTTCTTGAAGAGAACTCTTTTCGAGGACGGACTGCGGATTTCTTTTATATGCTCTTATTTGGTGCCACTATGTTGACTGGGATAGTTCTGGTTGGAGGGATGATACCTCATTTGTCTGCGTCGTTTGCAAAGATTATATTCCTCAGCAACTCACTAACGTTCATGATG GTCTATGTGTGGAGCAAGCAAAATCCTTTCATTCATATGAGCTTCTTGGGCCTCTTTACCTTCACAGCAGCTTACCTACCTTGG GTTCTTCTGACATTCTCCGTCTTTGTCGGAGCTAGCCCTTGGGTGGATCTTTTG GGAATGATTGCCGGTCATGCCTATTACTTTCTAGAAGATGTTTACCCACGAATGACAGGTCGCCGGCCCTTGAGAACCCCTTCACTTATCAAAGCACTATTTGCCGATGACCCTGTTATGGTGGCACGACCGAATGTGAGATTTGCACCACCACCCGTGGAGGAACTTCACCAAGATTAA
- the LOC103412531 gene encoding large ribosomal subunit protein eL27 has product MVKFLKPNKAVINLQGRYAGRKAVIVRAFDDGTRDRPYGHCLVAGIKKYPGKVIRKDSAKKTAKKSRVKAFIKLVNYQHLMPTRYTLDVDLKDVVNVECLQTKDKKVTALKEVKKRFEERFKTGKNRWFFTKLRF; this is encoded by the coding sequence ATGGTGAAGTTTCTGAAGCCAAACAAGGCGGTGATCAACCTCCAGGGCCGCTACGCTGGGCGCAAGGCCGTCATCGTGCGCGCCTTCGACGATGGCACCCGCGACCGTCCCTATGGCCACTGTTTGGTTGCGGGGATTAAGAAGTACCCAGGCAAGGTCATCCGCAAGGACTCCGCCAAGAAGACGGCGAAGAAATCCAGAGTGAAGGCCTTCATCAAGCTCGTGAACTACCAGCACCTGATGCCCACGCGCTACACCCTGGATGTGGATCTCAAGGACGTCGTCAACGTCGAGTGCTTGCAGACGAAGGACAAGAAGGTCACTGCATTGAAGGAGGTCAAGAAGCGGTTCGAGGAGCGGTTCAAGACCGGGAAGAACAGGTGGTTCTTCACCAAGCTCAGGTTTTGA
- the LOC103446863 gene encoding uncharacterized protein isoform X2, with product MKKRRKDGKAIQTSREVLEESFRKQGFSPPRACSRPLVVLDPWNSSIYKSTVAALADEKSFAEKCRRYPQHYNEAKYRRILEANKPRTLDAWKLRDAHPLCTPVIVQKDPSSDIPDITNVTHFLLEPDMTLPEFADCIRSFLSDFEPEWPIYVYFKNTVPKTGALMSAIDEKNKDDDGFLRVTYSADWKKEGVVFRSGDIPRIKELDGRNALKRSFDELGIFNDFTKGTLEVLERRISDAKKMRQWYPSHELVIVEKDGSSGLPELDAKKYQVHGDVTLEEFVGYLQTKVACKDPLFVYFKNTEHPNGTLMSAIDEENRDEDGFLRMTYCGTRERLDALKISESVV from the exons atgaagaaaagaagaaaagacgGCAAGGCAATACAG ACAAGTCGTGAAGTCCTCGAAGAAAGCTTCAGGAAGCAAGGATTTAGTCCTCCTAGGG CATGCTCAAGGCCCCTTGTGGTTTTAGACCCATGGAATTCTTCAATCTACAAGTCAACGGTG GCTGCCCTTGCGGACGAGAAATCTTTCGCGGAGAAATGTCGTCGGTATCCTCAACACTACAATGAGGCGAA GTACAGGAGGATTTTGGAGGCAAACAAACCGCGTACATTAGATGCTTGGAAATTGAGGGACGCTCATCCACTTTGTACACCA GTGATTGTGCAGAAGGATCCAAGCAGCGACATTCCTGACATTACTAATGTGACCCA CTTCCTACTCGAACCTGATATGACTCTCCCAGAATTTGCTGATTGCATTCGGTCATTTCTTTCCGACTTTGAACCAGAATGGCCTATCTATGTCTATTTCAAGAACACAGTCCCCAAAACTG GAGCCTTGATGTCTGCTATCGATGAGAAAAACAAGGACGATGATGGATTTCTTCGCGTGACCTACAGTGCAGATTGGAAAAAGGAAGGAGTAGTCTTTCGATCCGGTGATATACCA AGGATTAAAGAGTTAGACGGTAGGAATGCTTTAAAACGCTCATTTGATGAG CTTGGAATTTTCAATGATTTTACAAA GGGTACTTTGGAGGTGCTGGAACGGCGTATTTCAGATGCTAAGAAAATGAGGCAGTGGTATCCGTCTCATGAACTG GTGATTGTGGAGAAGGATGGAAGCAGTGGCCTTCCTGAACTTGATGCAAAGAA ATACCAAGTCCACGGTGATGTCACTCTTGAGGAGTTTGTTGGGTATCTTCAGACAAAGGTTGCATGTAAAGATCCTTTGTTTGTGTATTTCAAGAACACTGAACATCCCAATG GAACCTTGATGTCTGCAATTGATGAGGAAAACAGGGATGAAGACGGGTTTCTTCGCATGACCTACTGTGGAACAAGAGAGAGGCTGGACGCATTGAAGATCTCTGAGTCAGTGGTCTGA